In Aureibaculum algae, the following are encoded in one genomic region:
- a CDS encoding ATP-binding protein — MIKQALISIILFFSILQISNGQEYMQDKNGLALDTIMHFTKADLDPLFGLPLKSRAGWIFKAGNKQDWSSTTIDLRGWERLSPSQISNDMADSSGKFEGWFRLQFTVDSAIANLPLYLDKEDHAAEDIYLNGKLFRQFGKTGKDRASFKEHIQNFEIRTPIFLEPDSVHTLVIHYVDYSTYGGVAKNLPLGSTRIVTNGYFNYMSFLGYRVLFNLISSFIFFILFWLLYFLIRKERELRIIALFSTMMLLFNISVAFNGADSLFFTLPSNYMIILYYIRGYLSIYFFLFCLLFAYRIYYGKLPKWLILVSLIMPFILFHPLYYLFVAIGIGIFLLFLSIKSKKRAMSVRVLMYSLTLSYILTVTGLIFRQSNLTDDFSLRLIMVNSDLIGKAILYLGMLSYVAYRMREKNLDIQQNAMELVKVEAEKSSLIASQNETLETQVTERTSELNQSLEDLKATQSQLIQSEKMASLGELTAGIAHEIQNPLNFVNNFSEVSSELVDEMNEELEKGDLEEAKFIAKDIKENLEKINHHGKRADGIVKGMLQHSRSSTAIKEPTDVNKLADEYLRLAYHGLRAKDKTFNATLETDFDDSIGDIDLIPQDIGRVILNLITNAFYTVDEKKKSGIGNYEPTVSVSTKQLKNQVVITVKDNGNGIPKHVLKKIYQPFFTTKPTGQGTGLGLSMSYDIVVAHGGELKVETKDGEGSKFSIIFNNTTPPYK, encoded by the coding sequence ATGATTAAACAAGCACTTATTTCAATTATTCTATTTTTCAGTATTCTACAAATATCGAATGGACAAGAATACATGCAAGACAAAAATGGATTGGCTCTTGATACGATTATGCATTTTACAAAAGCTGATTTAGATCCACTTTTTGGCTTACCCTTAAAAAGTAGGGCTGGTTGGATTTTTAAAGCTGGAAATAAGCAAGATTGGTCATCTACAACTATTGATTTAAGGGGTTGGGAACGTTTAAGCCCTTCGCAGATATCAAATGATATGGCAGATAGTTCTGGTAAATTTGAAGGTTGGTTTAGGTTACAATTTACCGTTGATAGTGCTATCGCAAACCTTCCACTCTACTTAGATAAAGAAGATCATGCTGCAGAAGACATTTATTTAAATGGTAAATTATTCCGCCAATTTGGTAAAACTGGGAAAGACAGAGCATCATTCAAAGAACACATTCAAAATTTCGAGATTCGAACACCTATTTTTTTAGAACCTGATTCTGTACACACATTGGTCATTCACTATGTAGACTATAGCACCTATGGTGGTGTTGCAAAAAACCTTCCATTAGGCTCTACTAGAATTGTAACCAATGGCTATTTTAACTATATGAGCTTTTTGGGTTATAGAGTTTTATTCAACTTAATAAGTTCTTTTATTTTCTTCATCCTTTTTTGGCTTCTTTATTTTCTGATTAGAAAGGAACGTGAGTTACGCATTATAGCTCTTTTTTCTACTATGATGTTACTCTTTAACATTAGCGTGGCTTTCAATGGTGCGGACAGTTTATTCTTTACACTACCATCTAATTACATGATAATACTTTATTATATTAGAGGTTATTTAAGTATCTATTTTTTCTTATTCTGCCTTTTATTTGCATACAGAATCTACTACGGTAAACTTCCAAAGTGGCTCATTCTGGTTAGTTTAATAATGCCATTTATTCTCTTCCATCCTCTATATTATCTATTCGTGGCAATTGGAATTGGCATTTTCTTACTCTTTTTATCTATCAAATCTAAGAAGAGAGCAATGTCTGTTAGGGTTCTTATGTACAGTTTAACATTATCTTATATCTTAACTGTTACTGGATTGATATTTAGACAATCCAATTTAACTGATGATTTTAGTTTAAGGTTAATCATGGTTAATTCTGACTTGATTGGTAAGGCTATTCTCTATTTAGGCATGTTATCATATGTAGCCTATCGCATGAGAGAGAAGAATTTAGATATTCAGCAGAATGCAATGGAACTTGTAAAAGTCGAAGCTGAAAAGAGTTCGCTAATTGCTTCACAAAATGAAACTTTAGAAACTCAAGTAACGGAACGTACTTCAGAATTAAATCAATCTTTAGAAGATTTAAAAGCCACACAATCACAATTAATACAATCCGAAAAAATGGCAAGTTTAGGAGAATTGACAGCTGGTATTGCTCATGAAATTCAAAATCCCTTAAACTTTGTCAATAATTTCTCTGAAGTGAGTTCAGAGTTAGTTGATGAAATGAACGAAGAACTAGAAAAGGGCGATTTAGAAGAGGCCAAATTTATCGCCAAAGACATCAAAGAAAACCTTGAAAAAATAAACCACCATGGTAAACGTGCAGATGGCATTGTAAAAGGAATGCTACAACATAGCCGAAGTAGCACGGCTATCAAAGAACCCACAGATGTCAATAAACTCGCTGACGAATATTTACGTTTGGCCTATCACGGTCTCCGTGCAAAAGACAAAACTTTTAATGCTACTTTAGAAACAGATTTTGATGACAGTATTGGCGATATAGACCTAATTCCTCAAGATATAGGTCGCGTAATCTTAAATTTAATTACCAATGCCTTTTATACTGTGGATGAAAAAAAGAAATCTGGAATTGGAAATTATGAGCCCACGGTTTCTGTTTCCACAAAACAACTTAAAAACCAAGTTGTTATCACTGTAAAAGACAATGGTAATGGCATTCCAAAACACGTACTAAAGAAAATATACCAACCTTTTTTCACCACTAAACCGACAGGGCAAGGTACCGGATTAGGTTTAAGTATGAGTTATGATATTGTAGTTGCTCATGGAGGCGAATTGAAAGTGGAGACCAAAGATGGTGAAGGCTCAAAATTTTCTATAATATTTAATAATACAACACCCCCATACAAATGA
- a CDS encoding ATP-binding protein — translation MILKLILICFTIATSSAQDIQPIHLAKIDSLQNLVESHPQNDQEKVRLLNEYARSCFHSLEHKQGFITTREARLLSEQLNFKGGEIMYYLTLSEYFGSGDLANYYRKQAEWLSKTPDQQLGKYYVSLQNKDYNLGNDWEHLKRKSTDLLHYFENLDDKEIQASILSNIGYFNYRIGNFEEALHNQEKAITLYKDLGQTYPAFQTSSDKMYSLKSLEQEDDIKKLETELVEFITQNKNESTYGLITAAMANGYSGSGRYGLAIEYYLKSISIFEQNGDVSMLADTYENIGTAYRNIVMYDKAAVIYEKLITLLKQQNDTDNIFDIYSQASFSNYYIKNYDKAREYMALSLQVANEQIKEYYLARQYSLEGQILKDGKQYSAAIPYLQKALASYMELGKKNGNPFMAMYTAECYQQMGDYKKALEHALLGLQMEKETNLPRTKVESEISLMLSEIYEKLGQNDKAFQYLKRYEEIRAENDKLDAANRLADAEINDILEKSQRKIDVAEQENLLADQANKVQKIWIFSITGALLSALLLSFILFRNNKNKQKANKILSKQKEEIQTTLKKLEATQSQLIQSEKMASLGELTAGIAHEIQNPLNFVNNFSEVSNELIDEMNEEIEKGEFEEAKDIAKDIKQNLEKINHHGKRADAIVKSMLQHSRSSNGTKEPTDINALTDEYLRLAYHGLRAKDKSFNAKMETNFDENLEKVQVIAQDIGRVILNLITNGFYAVDEKKKSGIKNYDPTVSVSTKQLKDQIIITVKDNGNGIPKQILDKIYQPFFTTKPTGQGTGLGLSMSYDIVVAHGGELKVETKEGEGTLFTINLKNND, via the coding sequence ATGATATTGAAATTAATACTGATTTGCTTTACAATTGCAACAAGCAGTGCTCAGGATATTCAGCCGATCCATTTGGCTAAGATTGACAGTTTACAAAATCTTGTGGAATCTCATCCCCAAAATGACCAAGAAAAAGTACGACTCTTAAATGAATATGCTAGATCATGCTTTCACAGTTTAGAACACAAACAAGGCTTTATCACAACACGCGAAGCACGGTTACTTTCCGAACAACTAAATTTCAAAGGGGGCGAAATTATGTATTACCTCACCTTATCGGAATACTTTGGCTCTGGCGATTTGGCAAATTATTATCGGAAACAGGCCGAATGGCTATCAAAAACCCCTGACCAACAATTAGGAAAATATTATGTATCGCTTCAAAACAAAGATTATAACTTGGGGAATGATTGGGAACATCTAAAACGTAAATCTACTGATTTACTGCACTACTTCGAAAATCTTGATGACAAAGAAATACAAGCCTCTATTTTGTCGAACATTGGCTATTTCAATTATAGGATTGGCAATTTTGAGGAAGCGTTACATAATCAGGAGAAAGCTATTACGCTCTATAAGGATTTGGGGCAAACCTATCCTGCCTTTCAAACTTCTTCAGATAAAATGTATAGTTTGAAAAGCTTGGAACAGGAAGATGATATTAAAAAATTGGAAACAGAATTAGTTGAATTTATTACCCAAAATAAAAATGAAAGCACATATGGATTAATCACAGCAGCTATGGCCAATGGATATAGTGGTTCTGGCAGATATGGACTTGCAATAGAATACTACCTAAAAAGTATTTCAATATTTGAGCAAAATGGTGATGTTAGCATGCTCGCTGATACCTATGAAAATATAGGAACTGCATATAGAAATATTGTAATGTACGATAAGGCAGCTGTCATCTATGAAAAATTAATCACGCTCTTAAAACAACAAAATGATACTGATAACATATTCGATATCTATAGCCAAGCTTCTTTCTCAAATTACTACATAAAAAATTATGACAAAGCACGTGAATATATGGCACTGTCCCTTCAGGTAGCCAACGAACAGATAAAAGAATATTATCTGGCTCGCCAATATAGTCTTGAGGGTCAAATACTAAAAGATGGAAAACAATATTCAGCGGCTATCCCCTATTTACAAAAAGCATTGGCAAGTTATATGGAATTGGGTAAAAAAAATGGAAATCCTTTTATGGCCATGTATACTGCTGAATGCTATCAGCAAATGGGAGATTACAAAAAGGCATTAGAACATGCATTACTTGGCTTACAAATGGAAAAGGAAACAAACTTACCCAGAACAAAAGTAGAAAGCGAAATAAGTTTGATGTTATCTGAAATATATGAAAAACTTGGGCAAAATGATAAAGCGTTTCAATACCTCAAAAGATATGAAGAAATTAGAGCTGAAAATGACAAATTAGATGCAGCCAATCGACTGGCAGATGCTGAAATAAATGATATTCTAGAAAAAAGTCAACGAAAAATTGATGTAGCAGAACAAGAAAACCTGTTGGCAGATCAAGCTAATAAAGTTCAAAAAATTTGGATCTTTAGCATTACTGGAGCACTTTTATCAGCCTTATTACTAAGTTTTATCCTTTTTAGAAATAACAAAAACAAACAAAAAGCAAATAAAATTCTCAGTAAACAAAAAGAAGAAATCCAAACGACATTGAAAAAATTAGAAGCCACACAATCGCAATTGATACAATCCGAAAAGATGGCAAGTTTAGGAGAGCTAACTGCTGGTATAGCACATGAAATTCAAAACCCGTTAAACTTTGTAAATAATTTCTCTGAAGTAAGTAACGAGCTCATTGATGAAATGAACGAAGAAATTGAAAAAGGAGAATTTGAAGAAGCAAAAGATATAGCCAAAGACATTAAGCAAAATCTTGAGAAAATAAACCATCATGGTAAACGTGCAGATGCTATCGTAAAAAGTATGTTGCAGCACAGCCGCAGTAGTAATGGAACAAAAGAACCTACAGATATTAATGCCTTGACAGATGAATATTTACGACTGGCTTATCATGGTTTACGGGCTAAAGACAAATCCTTTAATGCGAAAATGGAAACTAATTTTGATGAGAATTTAGAAAAAGTACAGGTAATAGCTCAGGATATTGGGAGGGTAATTTTAAATTTAATAACCAATGGATTTTATGCAGTAGATGAAAAAAAGAAATCAGGTATTAAAAATTATGACCCCACGGTTTCCGTTTCTACGAAACAACTCAAAGACCAAATTATTATAACTGTTAAGGACAATGGTAATGGTATTCCGAAACAGATACTAGACAAAATTTATCAGCCTTTTTTCACCACCAAACCCACAGGGCAAGGCACTGGATTGGGTCTGAGTATGAGTTATGATATTGTTGTTGCCCATGGAGGGGAATTAAAAGTTGAAACCAAAGAAGGTGAAGGCACATTATTTACTATTAACTTAAAAAACAATGATTAA
- a CDS encoding sensor histidine kinase has protein sequence MKTNQSIQKRSLVLLVLGLFLVILFPWSKLQAQQIDPDYISIGDGLSSPSVKDVFQDSFGLIWIATSNGLQKYDGYTYETFKNIPGKPNSLANNNLWSIVEDDQHNLWIGTDNGISKLDRVKKTFTNYNFTTLFNLPPGISAVVNIYIDSQKTIWAATRSAELVYYDIDNDTWKPAEYNTPNASEDLVTYNIVFAITEDDNGGHWTGSFTYGLMHRAKNETKFKPIIFEDTETVDFTSNENGITALFVDSDNIVWITARNGVYKYDPKKNKLKTLKTYSENQVNLWNHLNDIMQDNEGNIWIANNYRGILKFNGISDEFHVTPINGVYEAKGIGMSVTFSHFIIDKSGIFWMGSINKGILTYNPESKPFIHYTHQQGNDQSISMNGVFGLLSSKINPNILYVGTRGEGLNIFNAKNQTFKQVKYKAINDTYGGAVRSIGELSDGTVYLGSWGDGLIELDKNWNEKRRFVYDDKDDNSISNDQVRVLKTDAKNNLWVGTNNGLNYFDTKKGLFTRIISKSTQSYPNELFENINNWSKTDKAVAKFLAVTDDQNLSQSFNVTEAGSYLIASIGEGDIMSMADYGFLLNAAKDTVWISNNFHSTKYAGGSIKNRIEIQQIELEPGTYELNYHSDDSHSFGVWNEDAPTKTELYGAIFIHLNTADKTLVETLLKKDSGQMVINGSNILCMKLTDDFLWIGTNSGGLNKISLKDNTVKSYRTDSNTENAISSNTIFDIDIDKNGFVWLATDAGLNKLDPTTEIFTHYDETDGLPTNLLESVVIGKNGEMWISTQNGLSQMVTSKTMGKVTFINYSSEDGLGGDAFISQAGIVTPEGRFYFGGEHGLNAVSKIKTNDVPPNLILSNLFISNQSVYDMGEASPLKTNLLTTDTITMRHDQNNLSFEFAALHYANPKKNQYAHMLKGYDNDWIYDNRNYASYTNLDPGDYEFIIRASNAYGVWNEEGKSIFISIESPWYKTWWAYALYAILIGSIFYAVHRLQRRKLILKERQRSHLREMELRTEAAESDAKALQAENERKKNVEMLSEIGKNITSSLDLDDIFHKLYEHVNQLADASIFGVGIYHPENNKIEYRMAMEKGKAYPVYFRDTTDKNQFPVWCIENQKPVFINDVQTEYNNYIEHYKEPETVFNDGTKTEEPTSIIYLPLISKKRVLGVITIQSFEKNAYTNYHLNLLQNLASYTAIALDNADAYTALKATQSQLIQSEKMASLGELTAGIAHEIQNPLNFVNNFSEVSNELIDEMNEEIEKGEFEEAKDIAKDIKQNLEKINHHGRRADAIVKSMLQHSRSSNGTKEPTDINALTDEYLRLAYHGLRAKDKSFNAKMETNFDEKLEKVQVIAQDIGRVILNLITNGFYAVDEKKKSGIKNYDPTVSVSTKQLKDQIIITVKDNGNGIPKQILDKIYQPFFTTKPTGQGTGLGLSMSYDIVVAHGGELKVETKEGEGSKFSIIFNNTITNTI, from the coding sequence ATGAAAACAAATCAATCTATACAAAAGCGAAGCCTTGTTCTTCTAGTCTTAGGTCTATTTCTTGTAATTTTATTTCCTTGGTCCAAATTACAAGCCCAACAAATTGACCCCGACTATATTTCCATTGGTGATGGCTTAAGTTCTCCCTCTGTAAAAGATGTTTTCCAGGATAGCTTTGGATTGATTTGGATTGCTACTAGTAATGGCTTGCAAAAATATGACGGTTATACTTATGAAACTTTTAAAAATATCCCGGGAAAACCCAATAGTTTGGCAAACAATAATCTTTGGAGTATTGTTGAAGATGACCAACATAATCTTTGGATAGGGACTGATAATGGTATTTCTAAATTAGATAGGGTTAAAAAAACCTTTACAAACTACAATTTTACTACACTATTTAACCTCCCTCCAGGAATTAGTGCCGTTGTTAATATCTATATTGATTCTCAAAAAACGATATGGGCAGCAACAAGATCAGCAGAACTTGTCTATTATGATATAGATAATGATACATGGAAACCCGCCGAATATAATACACCTAATGCATCTGAAGATCTTGTAACCTATAATATTGTCTTTGCAATAACTGAAGATGACAATGGAGGACATTGGACTGGTTCCTTTACCTACGGTTTAATGCATCGTGCTAAAAATGAAACCAAATTTAAACCTATCATTTTTGAAGATACTGAAACGGTTGATTTTACTAGTAATGAAAATGGTATTACTGCCTTATTTGTTGATAGCGATAACATCGTTTGGATAACAGCTAGAAATGGAGTTTACAAGTATGATCCGAAAAAAAATAAGTTAAAAACCCTAAAAACGTATAGTGAAAATCAAGTTAATCTTTGGAATCATTTGAATGATATTATGCAAGATAATGAGGGTAATATTTGGATAGCCAATAACTATCGTGGTATCTTAAAGTTTAATGGTATTTCAGATGAATTTCATGTTACTCCGATAAACGGGGTATATGAAGCCAAAGGAATAGGAATGAGTGTCACTTTTTCACATTTTATAATTGATAAAAGTGGAATTTTTTGGATGGGCAGTATTAACAAAGGAATTTTAACATACAACCCTGAAAGTAAACCTTTTATACACTACACCCATCAGCAAGGTAATGATCAAAGCATCAGTATGAATGGTGTTTTTGGGTTACTTTCTTCTAAAATAAATCCGAACATCCTCTATGTTGGTACCAGAGGTGAAGGTCTAAATATTTTTAATGCAAAGAATCAAACCTTCAAACAAGTAAAATACAAAGCAATAAACGATACGTATGGTGGTGCTGTCCGCAGTATCGGCGAGCTTTCTGATGGTACTGTTTATTTGGGTTCTTGGGGCGATGGCCTTATTGAATTAGATAAAAATTGGAACGAAAAAAGACGATTTGTTTATGACGATAAAGATGACAATAGTATTTCAAACGATCAGGTTCGAGTTTTAAAAACAGATGCAAAAAACAACTTATGGGTAGGTACCAATAATGGATTGAATTATTTTGATACTAAAAAAGGTCTTTTTACGCGGATTATCAGTAAAAGCACACAAAGCTATCCTAACGAACTTTTTGAAAATATTAATAACTGGAGCAAAACTGATAAAGCCGTTGCCAAATTTTTAGCGGTAACCGATGATCAAAATCTTAGTCAATCTTTTAATGTAACCGAAGCTGGTAGTTACCTTATCGCCTCTATAGGCGAAGGAGATATAATGAGTATGGCTGATTACGGTTTTTTACTAAATGCCGCTAAAGATACAGTGTGGATTTCAAATAATTTTCATAGTACTAAATATGCAGGTGGTTCTATAAAAAACAGAATTGAAATACAACAAATTGAACTAGAACCTGGTACTTATGAACTTAACTACCATTCTGATGATAGCCATAGCTTCGGTGTTTGGAATGAAGATGCACCAACTAAAACTGAATTATACGGTGCAATTTTTATCCATTTAAATACTGCTGACAAAACGTTGGTTGAAACTCTTTTAAAGAAGGATTCGGGCCAAATGGTTATCAACGGTAGCAATATTCTTTGTATGAAACTTACAGATGACTTTCTTTGGATAGGGACAAATTCAGGTGGACTTAATAAAATTAGCTTAAAAGACAACACCGTCAAATCATACCGAACGGATTCTAATACTGAAAATGCCATAAGTAGTAATACTATCTTTGATATTGATATCGATAAAAATGGATTTGTTTGGCTTGCTACGGACGCGGGTTTAAACAAATTAGACCCTACTACTGAAATTTTTACACATTATGATGAAACCGATGGCTTACCCACAAATTTATTAGAATCCGTAGTTATTGGAAAGAATGGCGAAATGTGGATTTCGACCCAAAACGGATTGTCACAAATGGTCACTAGTAAAACAATGGGTAAAGTCACTTTTATAAACTATAGTTCAGAAGATGGACTCGGTGGCGATGCCTTTATATCGCAAGCAGGTATTGTAACACCAGAAGGTAGGTTTTACTTTGGTGGCGAACATGGCCTAAATGCCGTTAGTAAAATAAAAACGAATGATGTTCCTCCAAATTTGATTTTATCCAATCTTTTTATTTCTAATCAATCGGTTTATGATATGGGCGAAGCTTCCCCACTTAAAACTAATTTGCTCACTACCGATACCATAACAATGAGACATGATCAAAATAATTTAAGTTTTGAATTTGCAGCCTTACATTATGCCAATCCTAAAAAAAATCAATATGCACATATGCTTAAAGGCTATGATAACGATTGGATTTATGACAATCGAAACTACGCGTCATATACCAATCTTGACCCAGGCGATTATGAATTTATTATTCGTGCCTCTAATGCCTATGGTGTATGGAATGAAGAAGGAAAATCAATATTTATTAGCATTGAGTCTCCTTGGTATAAAACTTGGTGGGCCTATGCTTTATATGCTATTTTAATAGGATCAATATTTTATGCTGTTCATCGATTGCAACGTAGAAAATTAATCTTAAAAGAAAGACAACGTTCCCACCTTCGAGAAATGGAACTCCGAACCGAGGCTGCAGAATCGGATGCCAAAGCCTTGCAGGCCGAGAACGAACGGAAAAAAAATGTGGAAATGTTGAGCGAAATCGGTAAAAACATAACGTCCTCACTAGACTTAGATGATATTTTTCACAAATTATACGAGCATGTTAATCAGTTAGCGGATGCCTCTATTTTTGGAGTAGGAATTTATCATCCTGAAAATAATAAAATAGAGTATCGTATGGCTATGGAAAAAGGAAAGGCTTATCCAGTCTACTTTAGGGATACCACTGATAAAAATCAATTTCCAGTATGGTGTATTGAAAACCAAAAACCCGTCTTTATTAATGATGTACAAACCGAGTATAACAATTATATTGAACACTATAAGGAACCTGAAACCGTTTTTAATGACGGAACCAAAACCGAGGAACCCACGTCTATCATCTATTTACCCTTAATCTCTAAAAAACGGGTACTTGGGGTAATTACGATCCAAAGTTTTGAGAAAAACGCCTATACAAACTACCATCTAAATCTGTTACAAAATTTAGCGTCTTATACCGCCATTGCCCTTGATAATGCGGATGCTTACACTGCGTTAAAAGCTACACAATCGCAATTGATACAATCCGAAAAAATGGCAAGTTTAGGAGAGTTAACTGCTGGTATAGCACATGAAATTCAAAACCCGTTAAACTTTGTAAATAATTTCTCTGAAGTAAGTAACGAGCTCATTGATGAAATGAACGAAGAAATTGAAAAAGGAGAATTTGAAGAAGCTAAAGATATAGCCAAAGACATTAAGCAAAATCTTGAGAAAATAAACCATCATGGTAGACGTGCAGATGCTATCGTAAAGAGTATGTTGCAGCACAGTCGCAGTAGTAATGGAACAAAAGAGCCTACAGATATTAATGCCTTGACAGATGAATATTTACGACTGGCTTATCATGGTTTACGGGCTAAAGACAAATCCTTTAATGCGAAAATGGAAACTAATTTTGATGAGAAATTAGAAAAAGTACAGGTAATAGCTCAGGATATTGGGAGGGTAATTTTAAATTTAATAACCAATGGATTTTATGCAGTAGATGAAAAAAAGAAATCAGGTATTAAAAATTATGACCCCACGGTTTCCGTTTCTACGAAACAACTCAAAGACCAAATTATTATAACTGTTAAAGACAATGGTAATGGTATTCCGAAACAGATACTAGACAAAATTTATCAGCCTTTTTTCACCACCAAACCCACAGGGCAAGGCACTGGATTGGGTCTGAGTATGAGTTATGATATTGTTGTTGCCCATGGAGGGGAATTAAAAGTTGAAACCAAAGAAGGTGAAGGCTCAAAATTTTCTATTATATTTAACAATACAATCACCAATACCATATGA